The following proteins are co-located in the Diaphorobacter sp. HDW4B genome:
- a CDS encoding LysR family transcriptional regulator has protein sequence MQDLNDMLFFAEVVERGGFTAASRSLGIPKSRLSRRISELEQELGVRLLQRTTRKLSLTEVGETYLRHCQSMREEAQAAADAVAQVKGSPRGTVRVSCPVTLAQTVVGELLPIFLERNPEVRVEMQVLNRPVNLLEEGIDIALRVRLSLDESGSMVVKRLGEGVQLLVASPDLLIRQGTPQTVEDLAKLGSIAMPSSEGRNIMRLLGPDGQEEIAVLHPRYLVDDLLVLRFAALAGTGFCWLPDYLCQQDMQAGRLVRLLPDWSQPKAIVHAVFPSRRGLVPAVRSFLDFLGETVPERSRVIT, from the coding sequence ATGCAAGACTTGAACGACATGCTGTTTTTTGCCGAGGTGGTGGAGCGCGGTGGCTTCACGGCGGCCAGTCGCAGTCTGGGCATTCCGAAGTCGCGGCTGTCGCGGCGGATTTCGGAGCTGGAGCAGGAGTTGGGCGTGCGGCTTTTGCAGCGCACCACGCGCAAGCTCTCGTTGACCGAGGTGGGCGAGACCTATCTGCGACACTGCCAGTCGATGCGCGAAGAGGCGCAGGCCGCCGCCGATGCGGTGGCGCAGGTCAAGGGCTCGCCGCGTGGCACGGTGCGCGTGTCCTGCCCGGTGACGCTGGCGCAGACGGTGGTGGGCGAGCTGTTGCCCATTTTTCTGGAGCGCAACCCCGAGGTGCGGGTGGAAATGCAGGTGCTCAACCGCCCGGTCAATCTGCTGGAAGAGGGCATCGACATCGCGCTGCGCGTGCGGCTGTCGCTGGACGAAAGCGGCAGCATGGTGGTCAAGCGGCTGGGTGAGGGCGTGCAACTGCTGGTGGCCAGCCCCGATCTGCTGATTCGGCAGGGCACGCCCCAAACCGTGGAGGATTTGGCCAAGCTCGGCAGCATCGCCATGCCATCGTCCGAGGGGCGCAACATCATGCGGCTGCTCGGCCCCGATGGGCAGGAGGAAATCGCCGTCCTGCATCCGCGCTATCTGGTGGACGACCTGCTGGTGTTGCGCTTTGCAGCGCTGGCGGGAACGGGCTTCTGCTGGCTGCCTGATTACCTGTGCCAGCAGGACATGCAGGCGGGGCGTCTGGTGCGCTTGCTGCCCGATTGGTCCCAGCCCAAGGCGATCGTGCATGCGGTGTTTCCGTCGCGGCGCGGGCTGGTGCCTGCGGTGCGCAGCTTTCTGGATTTTCTGGGCGAGACCGTGCCGGAGCGCAGCCGGGTGATCACCTGA
- a CDS encoding FMN-dependent NADH-azoreductase: MQLLHIDSSITGAQSVSRQLTRQIVDAFVAEHEDTQVSYLDLLTNAPAHFTADAMAPRTGQTEGLSEAQVRENAVSEKLVSQFLASDVIVIGAPFYNFSIPTQLKAWLDRLAQPGRTFRYTANGPEGLAKGKTVIVASTRGGMYATSEQGQAMEHQESYLKVMFGFFGITDVRFVRAEGLGMGPEAKAKALADAESQIAAAVELNEVAEAA, encoded by the coding sequence ATGCAACTGCTCCACATCGACTCCTCCATCACCGGCGCTCAATCGGTCTCCCGCCAACTCACCCGTCAAATCGTCGACGCCTTCGTGGCCGAACATGAAGACACGCAAGTCAGCTACCTTGATCTGCTGACCAACGCCCCCGCCCACTTCACCGCTGATGCGATGGCACCTCGCACCGGCCAGACGGAAGGCCTGAGCGAAGCCCAAGTGCGCGAAAACGCCGTCTCCGAAAAGCTGGTCAGCCAGTTCCTCGCATCCGACGTGATCGTCATTGGTGCACCGTTCTATAACTTCAGCATCCCCACACAGCTCAAGGCCTGGCTCGACCGCCTTGCCCAACCCGGCCGCACCTTCCGCTATACCGCCAACGGCCCCGAAGGCCTCGCCAAGGGCAAGACCGTGATCGTCGCATCGACACGCGGCGGCATGTACGCCACCAGCGAGCAAGGTCAGGCCATGGAACACCAGGAAAGCTACCTGAAGGTCATGTTCGGCTTCTTCGGCATCACCGACGTGCGCTTTGTGCGCGCCGAAGGCTTGGGCATGGGCCCCGAAGCCAAGGCCAAGGCACTGGCTGACGCCGAAAGCCAGATCGCTGCCGCAGTTGAATTGAACGAAGTGGCCGAAGCCGCTTGA
- a CDS encoding DEAD/DEAH box helicase, giving the protein MSFSDLGLAPSLAQAAQSRGLMAPTAVQQQAIPAVLGGRDLQACAPTGSGKTAAYVLPLLQAWMLSDSAQRGAGHRDTQALILVPTRELAAQVAELIYVVGESLGKRPKVAVLTGGVSINPQLMALRGGADMVIATPGRLLDVVEHSRLNLKTIRTLVLDEADRLMDLGFAEELNKVLALVPESAARQTLLLSATFPPSVQELVASLLRADHAKVEIESTHRMDATIEQRVFLIDAAKRSALLRELVEQYKGQRMLVFVASRYSAEHVANKLYDKKINATAFHGDLSQGARQQVLNEFKNKQWQVLITTDLAARGIHVDELPLVVNYDLPRSAIEYTHRIGRTGRAGASGLAISFVSPATETHWKLIAKRNALTDVALETLPQYPVTEKVPERQPHEDGNNGGVKGKRMSKKDKLRAAAGKEQGGDSDGDS; this is encoded by the coding sequence ATGTCCTTTTCTGATCTGGGCCTTGCCCCATCGCTGGCTCAGGCCGCTCAATCCCGTGGCCTGATGGCGCCTACCGCTGTGCAGCAGCAAGCCATTCCTGCGGTGCTGGGCGGGCGCGATCTGCAGGCCTGCGCGCCTACGGGTTCGGGCAAGACAGCGGCTTATGTGCTGCCGCTGCTGCAGGCCTGGATGCTGAGCGATTCGGCGCAGCGCGGCGCAGGTCATCGGGACACGCAGGCGCTGATTCTCGTACCCACGCGCGAGCTGGCGGCGCAGGTGGCCGAGCTGATCTATGTGGTCGGCGAGTCTCTGGGCAAGCGCCCCAAGGTGGCGGTGCTGACCGGCGGCGTGTCCATCAACCCCCAACTGATGGCGCTGCGCGGCGGTGCGGACATGGTGATCGCCACGCCGGGCCGTTTGCTCGATGTGGTGGAGCACAGCCGTCTGAATCTCAAGACCATTCGCACGCTGGTGCTGGACGAGGCCGACCGGCTGATGGATCTGGGCTTTGCCGAAGAACTGAACAAGGTGCTCGCGCTGGTGCCGGAAAGCGCTGCGCGCCAGACGCTGTTGTTGTCCGCCACGTTCCCGCCTTCCGTGCAGGAGCTGGTGGCGAGCCTGCTGCGCGCTGATCATGCCAAGGTCGAGATCGAATCGACCCATCGCATGGATGCGACCATCGAGCAGCGCGTTTTCCTTATCGACGCCGCCAAGCGTTCGGCATTGCTGCGCGAACTGGTCGAGCAGTACAAGGGCCAGCGCATGCTGGTGTTCGTCGCCAGCCGCTACAGCGCCGAACATGTGGCCAACAAGCTGTACGACAAGAAAATCAACGCCACGGCGTTCCACGGCGATCTGAGCCAGGGCGCGCGCCAGCAGGTGTTGAACGAGTTCAAGAACAAGCAGTGGCAGGTGCTGATCACCACCGATCTGGCGGCGCGCGGCATCCATGTGGATGAGTTGCCCTTGGTCGTCAACTACGACCTGCCGCGTTCGGCCATCGAGTACACCCACCGCATCGGCCGCACAGGCCGCGCGGGCGCCAGCGGGCTGGCCATCAGCTTTGTGAGCCCGGCGACCGAAACGCACTGGAAACTGATCGCCAAGCGCAACGCACTGACTGACGTGGCGCTGGAAACCTTGCCGCAATACCCCGTGACCGAAAAAGTGCCCGAGCGCCAGCCGCATGAAGACGGCAACAACGGTGGCGTGAAGGGCAAGCGCATGAGCAAGAAGGACAAGCTGCGCGCTGCGGCTGGTAAAGAGCAGGGCGGCGACAGCGACGGCGACTCTTGA
- a CDS encoding LrgB family protein has product MSGIYTMLPNAPRPFNGWTGFGLSVVLWIGVTFAAYLLAQKLYRRFGGNPILVPVATTSAMVMLVLWLSGVRYEAYAMATKPLSWWVGPATVAIAIPLFAQLDRLKRIWKPLLIALLVGSLVAMLSAIGIAWALGGSWQTIASLMPKSATMPIAIPMAERFGGLPALAAVAVVITGVVGTVISHPLLRLLKVTDPAARGFAIGLTAHAIGMARELQVNQVSGSFAALAMGLNGILTALLIPILMLGLQ; this is encoded by the coding sequence ATGAGCGGCATCTACACCATGCTTCCGAATGCACCACGGCCATTCAATGGCTGGACGGGGTTTGGGCTTTCCGTCGTGCTCTGGATCGGCGTCACCTTTGCCGCGTATCTGCTGGCGCAAAAGCTCTATCGACGCTTTGGCGGCAATCCCATCCTGGTTCCGGTGGCGACCACATCCGCCATGGTGATGTTGGTGCTCTGGCTGAGTGGTGTGCGCTACGAGGCCTATGCCATGGCCACCAAGCCGCTCAGCTGGTGGGTCGGCCCCGCCACGGTGGCGATTGCCATTCCGCTGTTCGCGCAGCTCGATCGCCTCAAGCGCATCTGGAAGCCGCTGCTGATCGCGTTGCTGGTGGGGTCGCTGGTCGCCATGCTCAGCGCCATCGGCATTGCCTGGGCGTTGGGCGGAAGTTGGCAGACGATTGCATCGCTCATGCCCAAGTCCGCCACCATGCCGATTGCGATTCCCATGGCCGAGCGCTTTGGCGGCCTGCCCGCGCTGGCGGCGGTGGCGGTGGTGATCACGGGTGTGGTCGGCACGGTGATTTCGCATCCGCTGCTTCGCCTATTGAAAGTGACCGACCCGGCCGCGCGCGGCTTTGCGATTGGACTCACCGCCCACGCCATCGGCATGGCGCGGGAGTTGCAGGTCAATCAGGTCTCGGGCAGCTTTGCGGCCTTGGCCATGGGTTTGAACGGGATTCTCACGGCATTGCTGATTCCGATTTTGATGCTGGGTTTGCAGTAA
- a CDS encoding CidA/LrgA family protein, with the protein MPLLFIALSVVVLVVFQLVGDFLVRALGLPVPGSLIGLVGLTLCLLALGRVPAALGKVSGGLLRNMMLMLAPAVVGLIDNFGRVREEWLPFLVAGVAGAVITLGVTAVLLQHLLHRQSGQVGDESAEEGKA; encoded by the coding sequence GTGCCTCTGCTATTCATCGCTCTGTCAGTTGTCGTTCTGGTCGTCTTCCAGTTGGTGGGTGACTTTCTGGTCCGCGCGCTCGGCCTGCCAGTGCCCGGTTCGCTCATCGGTCTGGTGGGTTTGACGCTGTGCTTGCTCGCGCTGGGCCGCGTGCCTGCGGCGCTGGGCAAGGTCAGCGGCGGCCTGCTGCGCAACATGATGCTGATGCTCGCGCCAGCGGTGGTGGGGCTGATCGACAACTTTGGTCGCGTGCGGGAAGAGTGGTTGCCGTTTCTGGTGGCCGGAGTGGCTGGTGCAGTGATCACCTTGGGCGTGACGGCGGTGCTGCTTCAGCATCTGCTGCACAGACAGTCAGGACAGGTAGGCGATGAATCGGCAGAGGAGGGCAAGGCATGA
- a CDS encoding energy-coupling factor ABC transporter ATP-binding protein — MHSSPSSTFATPSHTAGITLQDVVLRRGRTQVFDGLGLSLNEPRIGLIGDNGAGKTSLLRLLCGLEVPQSGRVCIRDTEIQSAGQERAALVGLMFQNPDDQIIFPVVVEEIALSLRTRGLKKAEAHQAARALLADRGLESWADRAVSSLSQGQRQHVCWLALQAAKPRVLLLDEPFASLDLPGQAKLAQDIASADQQVLVSTHLLSHVRGFSRVIWLDQGRVRSDGPGAEVCTAYEADVAARAHIPHN, encoded by the coding sequence ATGCATTCATCCCCTTCGTCCACTTTCGCCACGCCCAGCCACACTGCAGGCATCACGCTGCAAGATGTGGTGCTCCGCCGTGGGCGCACGCAGGTGTTCGATGGCTTGGGCCTTTCTCTGAATGAACCACGCATCGGCCTGATTGGCGACAACGGCGCTGGCAAGACCAGCTTGCTGCGCCTGCTGTGCGGACTGGAAGTGCCGCAATCGGGGCGCGTGTGCATTCGTGATACCGAGATCCAATCCGCCGGACAGGAACGCGCTGCGCTCGTCGGCTTGATGTTCCAGAACCCGGACGACCAGATCATTTTTCCCGTGGTGGTCGAAGAAATCGCGCTCTCGCTGCGCACCCGTGGCCTGAAAAAAGCCGAAGCGCATCAGGCAGCACGCGCCCTGCTGGCTGATCGAGGTTTGGAGAGCTGGGCCGACCGTGCGGTGAGCAGCCTGAGCCAAGGCCAGCGCCAGCATGTCTGCTGGCTTGCGCTGCAGGCCGCCAAGCCGCGCGTGCTGCTGCTGGACGAGCCCTTTGCCAGCCTCGACCTGCCCGGACAGGCCAAACTGGCGCAAGACATTGCCAGCGCCGATCAGCAAGTGCTGGTATCGACCCATTTGCTCTCGCATGTACGTGGCTTCTCGCGCGTGATCTGGCTCGATCAAGGCCGTGTTCGCTCCGACGGGCCGGGAGCGGAAGTCTGCACTGCCTACGAGGCCGATGTGGCCGCGCGTGCCCACATCCCGCACAACTGA
- a CDS encoding CbiQ family ECF transporter T component, giving the protein MGSLYSDIPTWLHRIAAGRKLLALAVLGALLFITQSPIVLALAACACAALWFSLGQATTGARRLLVSVLIAALLVAAFHVVMGNYRIAAASTLRLVSASVLGVAFTITTRPADIVDVLEGLLTPLSRFGLHPERLALQIALMLRFTEHFFTQWQKLADAYRLRTGKPGGLRLIAPLAIHMLLATRRVADALWARLGH; this is encoded by the coding sequence ATGGGAAGCCTCTACAGCGACATTCCAACCTGGCTGCACCGCATCGCGGCGGGCCGCAAATTGCTGGCGCTGGCGGTGCTGGGCGCACTGCTGTTCATCACGCAGTCGCCCATCGTTCTGGCGCTGGCGGCTTGCGCATGCGCTGCGCTCTGGTTCTCGCTGGGTCAGGCCACCACAGGCGCACGACGGCTGCTGGTTTCGGTGCTGATCGCAGCCTTGCTCGTGGCGGCGTTCCACGTCGTCATGGGTAACTACCGGATTGCCGCTGCCAGCACCTTGCGGCTGGTGAGCGCCTCGGTGCTGGGGGTTGCATTCACCATCACCACGCGGCCTGCGGATATCGTCGATGTGCTCGAAGGCCTGCTCACGCCGCTGTCGCGCTTTGGCCTGCATCCCGAACGGTTGGCCCTGCAGATCGCGCTGATGCTGCGCTTCACCGAGCATTTCTTCACCCAGTGGCAAAAGCTCGCCGACGCGTATCGCCTGCGCACCGGCAAGCCCGGCGGCCTGCGATTGATCGCGCCGCTTGCCATCCACATGCTGCTTGCCACACGCCGCGTTGCCGACGCGCTGTGGGCACGTCTTGGTCATTGA